The window AGAATAAGTCCTTTGGGATTGCCTATACTTATAATGAGCCTTTTATTTGGTATGAATTTGTTTTTGAAACTTCAAAGTTGGCTAAGGAGGAAGGATTAGAAAATGTTTTAGTAACAAATGGATATGTAGAAGAAGAGCCCTTTTTGGAGCTTGCCCCATATATATCCGCAATGAATATAGATTTGAAGGCTTTTTCTCAAAATTTTTATTCTCGTCTCTGTCAGGGCAAATTAGATAAAGTACTTAATATTATTTCCTTAGCTTATTCTAAAAGAATCCACATAGAGATAACAACCCTTATCATTCCTTCTTGGAACGATAGTGAAGAAGAAATAGAAAAGATTGTTGATTTTATAGCAAGCATAGATAAAAATATACCTTTTCATATGTCAAGATATTTCCCAGCATATAAATTTACATTACCACCAACTCCTTATGAGACCCTTAAAAGGTTGTATTTATTAGCCAAAAAAAAGTTAAATTATGTTTATTTGGGAAATGTTTGGGATATCGAGACAAGTACTACCTATTGTCCTAATTGTGGGAAGGAACTTATAGTTCGTGATGGATATAATATAAGGAAAAATTTAGTTACATCAGAAAGTAAGTGCCCCTTTTGCGGAGAATTAATTCCTATTATCCTATAGGAGGGGAAATGGTATATGAAACTTGGCAAAGCTTTTAAGATACTTGTAGGAATTTTTATTGCAATTTTTTTAGTTTATAGTTTTTATATTTGGTGGTTAGATACTCCTTGGCGAAATAGGTGGAAGGATTTAATGAGAAATTTAGATAATTATGTGACAAAAGATATTGAATTGAAGGGTAATGTAGTGGAACCTTACACTATTGCAGGAGTTCCTATATCTGTGTATACTTTGGAGTTTGAAAACTATAAATGTACTGTGATTAGCACTACTGGGATACCGGCGGAAGGTTCTGAAGTTATTGTGCGAGGAAAGGTTAAGAAAAACTATAAGGTAGAGACTGTTTTTCAAGGTAGGAAAATTTCAGAAAGTTTCCCCTGGGTTATTTTAGAAGAAGAAAGGAGAGAGAAAGATTGAATGAATAGGAAGTGGTTTGGGACTGATGGAATAAGAGGAATAGCTAACAAAGATTTAACTCCTGAATTTGTGCTAAAATTGGGTAGAGTATTAGCAGGTTACTTAAAGGAAAAGCAAATAGAAGAAGGTAGAAATAAAATTATTATTGGATATGATA of the Dictyoglomus sp. NZ13-RE01 genome contains:
- the amrS gene encoding AmmeMemoRadiSam system radical SAM enzyme, with amino-acid sequence MKEALFYRKLEDRKVQCLLCPHHCVIDVGHRGICGVRENIDGILYSLNYKLISSIALDPIEKKPLYHYHPGRLILSIGTVGCNFKCPFCQNWTISQVSPEEIQMQEIDSKKIVEIAKKNKSFGIAYTYNEPFIWYEFVFETSKLAKEEGLENVLVTNGYVEEEPFLELAPYISAMNIDLKAFSQNFYSRLCQGKLDKVLNIISLAYSKRIHIEITTLIIPSWNDSEEEIEKIVDFIASIDKNIPFHMSRYFPAYKFTLPPTPYETLKRLYLLAKKKLNYVYLGNVWDIETSTTYCPNCGKELIVRDGYNIRKNLVTSESKCPFCGELIPIIL